One window of the Granulicella arctica genome contains the following:
- a CDS encoding alkene reductase, whose translation MPYPSLFEPLRLGSITLPNRIIMAPLTRMRAGDGNAPTALNAEYYAQRATAGLIIAEGTAVSQQGQGYPNAPGIYTQAQVDGWKAVTDAVHSKGGRIFLQIAHNGRNSHSSFMPDGTAPVAPSAIPPTLPGFTSDGRQVPIETPRPLRLEEIAPIVASFVLASRKAIQAGFDGVELQASNSHLIDQFLEDGSNTRSDTYGGSIVNRMRFLLEITEGVTAAIGSERLGVRLSPFGQYGGICDSNPMRLFLSIVEELNKRTLAYLHLIEGRGSEIGLGDALHEDALNNAKIFRPHFEGPLISAAAYTSSSASDTVRAETADAIAFGRLFISNPDLVKRIAADRPLSPYDRSTFYGGQEKGYTDYPPSGSRYDPR comes from the coding sequence ATGCCATATCCCTCGCTTTTTGAGCCTCTGCGGTTGGGAAGCATCACGCTTCCCAACCGCATCATCATGGCTCCTCTCACCAGAATGCGCGCAGGCGATGGCAATGCTCCAACAGCTTTGAATGCGGAGTATTATGCGCAGCGAGCAACGGCCGGGCTCATCATCGCTGAGGGCACCGCAGTGAGCCAACAGGGGCAGGGCTATCCGAATGCGCCCGGTATCTACACGCAAGCGCAAGTGGATGGATGGAAGGCCGTGACCGACGCCGTTCACTCCAAAGGCGGACGGATCTTTCTACAAATTGCTCATAACGGTCGAAACTCACACTCTTCGTTCATGCCAGACGGCACCGCACCAGTAGCACCGTCCGCCATTCCACCCACGTTGCCCGGCTTTACTAGCGACGGTCGGCAAGTACCAATTGAGACGCCCCGGCCGTTGCGGTTGGAAGAAATTGCCCCAATCGTCGCCAGCTTTGTACTGGCCAGCCGTAAAGCTATTCAGGCAGGCTTCGACGGAGTAGAGCTACAGGCCTCCAACAGCCACTTAATCGATCAGTTCCTGGAAGACGGATCAAACACCCGGTCGGACACCTACGGCGGGTCCATTGTCAATCGGATGCGCTTCCTTCTTGAGATCACAGAGGGCGTCACAGCCGCAATCGGGTCCGAACGGCTGGGGGTGCGCCTGTCGCCCTTCGGTCAGTATGGCGGTATCTGTGACAGCAACCCAATGCGGTTGTTCCTCTCCATCGTCGAGGAGCTAAATAAACGAACGCTGGCATATCTACACCTCATCGAGGGACGCGGTTCAGAGATCGGGTTGGGCGACGCCCTCCACGAAGACGCACTGAACAACGCAAAGATCTTTCGCCCTCACTTTGAAGGCCCTCTTATCTCAGCCGCAGCCTACACATCAAGTTCCGCGAGCGATACCGTTCGTGCGGAAACAGCAGATGCAATCGCATTCGGCCGGCTCTTCATTTCCAATCCAGACTTGGTGAAACGTATCGCGGCCGATCGCCCGCTGAGTCCGTAT